In one window of Mauremys reevesii isolate NIE-2019 linkage group 22, ASM1616193v1, whole genome shotgun sequence DNA:
- the SRPK3 gene encoding SRSF protein kinase 3 — protein sequence MSSKKGPGSSQGKKPKKKHRKEKGPRATAPRVPQPPSPTEPSPAPPPPLALPRPAGGLLGSDDEEQEDPRDYCKGGYYPVAIGDLFNGRHHVVRKLGWGHFSTVWLCWDIQRKRFVALKVVKSARHYTETAMDEIKLLKCVRDSDPSDPKRETIVQLLEDFKISGINGVHVCMVLEVLGHQLLKWIIKSNYQGLPLPCVKSILRQVLQGLDYLHTKCKIIHTDIKPENVLLCLGEGSVRRLAAEATRWQLGGAPPSASAVSSAPQGMEISRTRRRRLKRKQKRQGRLLAERLRDLQRLEELETGPPPRGSPLPGADSDAQEEWPLPGQGSLASSPQSQTSSSGFQALPPYDAWTGHVGGAPPRRPPSPDSATSGFSSSLFSTASGSGSSSQREPSAPFSASEFLVNPLDPQNADRIRVKIADLGNACWVHKHVTQDIQTRQYRALEVLIGAGYSTPADIWSTACMAFELATGDYLFEPHSGDAYSRDEDHIAHMVELLGEIPPHFALSGRYSREYFTRRGELRHIPSLRPWALGAVLLEKYEWPREQAAAFARFLLPMLEFLPERRPTAAQCLQHPWLGP from the exons ATGAGCAGCAAGAAGG gtccaGGCAGCTCCCAGGGCAAGAAACCCAAAAAGAAACACAGGAAAGAAAAGGGACCAAGAGCCACGGCCCCCAG GGTGCCCCAGCCTCCCAGCCCCACggagccctcccccgccccgccgccgcctctggccctgccccgcccGGCCGGGGGGCTCCTGGGCTCCGATGACGAGGAGCAGGAGGACCCCAGGGACTATtgcaaag gcGGGTATTACCCAGTGGCAATTGGGGACCTGTTCAACGGGCGCCACCACGTGGTCCGAAAACTCGGCTGGGGCCATTTCTCCACCGTCTGGCTCTGCTGGGACATCCA GCGGAAGCGCTTTGTGGCGCTGAAGGTGGTGAAAAGCGCCAGGCATTACACCGAGACGGCCATGGATGAGATCAAACTGCTCAAATGT GTGCGGGACTCGGACCCCAGCGACCCCAAGAGAGAGACCATCGTCCAGCTCCTCGAGGACTTCAAGATCTCGGGCATCAACGGCGTCC ACGTCTGCATGGTGCTGGAGGTGCTGGGGCACCAGCTGTTGAAATGGATCATTAAATCCAACTACCaggggctgcccctgccctgcgtGAAGAGCATCTTACGCCAG GTGCTGCAGGGCCTGGATTACCTCCACACCAAGTGCAAGATCATCCACACGGACATCAAGCCGGAGAACGTGCTGCTGTGCCTGGGCGAGGGCTCCGTGCGGCGCCTGGCGGCCGAGGCCACCCGCTGGCAGCTGGGCGGGGCCCCCCCCTCCGCCTCCGCCG TGAGCTCGGCCCCCCAGGGGATGGAG ATCTCCAGGACCCGGCGCAGGAGGCTGAAGCGGAAGCAGAAACGCCAGGGCCGGCTGCTGGCCGAGCGGCTGCGGGACCTGCagcggctggaggagctggaaacGGGGCCCCCCCCtcggggctcccccctgcctggggccgaCTCTGACGCACAGGAGG agtggcccctccccgggcagggcagcctggccagcagcccccagagccagaCCTCGTCCTCCGGCTTCCAGGCCCTGCCGCCCTACGACGCCTGGACCGGCCACGTGGGGGGCGCGCCCCCCCGCCGGCCCCCCAGCCCCGACTCGGCCACCTCCGGCTTCTCCAGCTCCCTCTTCTCCACGGCCTCCGGCTCCGGCAGCTCGAGCCAGCGGGAGCCCAGCG ctccgTTCAGCGCCTCCGAGTTCCTGGTGAACCCCCTGGACCCCCAAAACGCCGACCGCATCCGAGTGAAGATCGCGGACCTGGGCAACGCCTGCTGGGTG CACAAGCACGTCACCCAGGACATTCAGACCCGCCAGTACCGGGCCCTGGAGGTTCTGATCGGCGCCGGCTACAGCACCCCCGCCGACATCTGGAGCACGGCCTGCATG GCTTTCGAGCTGGCGACGGGCGACTACCTGTTCGAGCCGCACTCGGGGGACGCGTACAGCAGGGACGAAG ATCACATCGCCCACATGGTGGAGCTGCTCGGCGAGATCCCCCCCCACTTTGCGCTCTCGGGGCGCTACTCCCGGGAATACTTCACCCGCCGAG gcgaGCTGCGGCACATCCCCAGCCTGCGGCCCTGGGCGCTGGGCGCGGTGCTGCTGGAGAAATACGAGTGGCCCCGCGAGCAGGCGGCCGCGTTCGCCCGCTTCCTGCTGCCCATGCTGGAGTTCCTGCCCGAGCGGCGCCCCACGGCCGCCCAGTGCCTGCAGCACCCCTGGCTGGGCCCCTAG